In the Pseudonocardia sediminis genome, GCCGACCGCGGCTGTCTGGCCGTCGCCGTGCGGGCCCCCGGCGACGGGCGGCTGGTCGCGGGCCTCGCGCTCTCCGGCCCGGCGCACCGGATCGCCGACCCGGACCCCGAGCTCGTCGAGGCGCTGCGCGACCACGCCCGCCGTCTGGAACCGCTCCTCGCCTGAGGAGCTACTCCATCTCGGCGAGGGCCTTCTTCGCCTGCTCCAGCTCCGCCTCGAGCTCGGCCACCCGGGCGGCCTTCGCCGACCGCGCGGTCTCGATCACCTCGTCGATCGGGCCGGCCAGGTCGGCGTGCAGCGCGGCGGCGGCCTGCGACACCGCGGCCGCGGTGACCGGCAGGCCACGAGCGACCCAGGTCGCGCCGTTCTTGAGCTCGGCCTGCCACTCGCCGTCCGCCGACCCGCTGACGGTCAGGGTCAGACTGACCACGCGGGTGGTCTTGGCCGTCGAAGAGCCCTTCGGGCGCCCGCGCTTCGGCTTCTCCGGGGTCTCCACGGAGGCCTGCTCCGGGGACGTGGACGTCGACGGCGTTCCCTCCGCGGGGGAGCCAGCATCCGCGGTACCGCCGGTCGTCGGCGCGGCGGTGACGCCGTCCGCCGGGGCGGTGTCACCGATCCCGCTGCCGGTGGGCTCGGTGGTGGGGGTGCCAGGCTGGGCCTCGTCCACGTGCTCCCTCATCTCGCTCGTCGCTGCGATGTCGCGCAACCAGGGTGAGGGTAGAACAGACGTTCGACGGCGCCGACCCTGGGGTTCGCCCGGCGCCCGCCACGTCTGCTAGTCGGCGATGTCGTGGTTCTGGTCGATCACCGTCTGACGGTCCGGGGTGACCCACATGAGCACGCGCTCGGACTTGATCGCCTCCGGCGGGTAGTCGGCGCCGGTGTACTTGCGCGAGACCTCGTCGAGCTGGGCGCGGGCCCGGTCGCCGGTGGTGAAGTCGGTGACCGTGCCGCGGACCTCGGCGTAGCGGTACGGGTCGTCCTCGTCCCGGATCAGCACCGTGATCCGCGGGTCGGTCGTGGCGTTGACGTACTTCACCCGGTGGGTCTCGGTGTTGAGCACGATCTGCCCGGCGATCACGTGCACCCAGATCATCTGGTTCTGGATGTGGCCGCTGGGCAGCATCGTCGCGACCGAGGCGTAGTTCTTCCCGGTCGCGAGGTTCTCGGTCATCGGGTGGAGCTCGGGTCCGTTGCGGGTCTCGGCGGGCACGGTGGTCTCCTCGCGGTGGGGGTCGGTGTCCGGTGCCGCCTTCCCGGAGGGTGGGGTGGCAAACCCGCCCGCTGGGGGCCGGAGCGGGCTGACAGGATCGTCGGCGTGCGCATCGACCGGCTCGACCACCTCGTCCTCACCGTCGCCGACGTGGACCGGACCGTCGCCTTCTACCGCGACGTGCTCGGCATGGAGGAGGTGACCTTCGGCGAGGGACGGCGGGCCCTCGCGTTCGGTTCCAGCAAGATCAACCTGCATCGGGCGGGTAACGAGTTCGAGCCCAAGGCCGAGCGTCCGACGCCGGGCAGTGCCGACGTCTGCCTGATCACGCTCGACCCGCTGGAGCAGGTGCGGCGCGAGCTGGCCGAGCACGGCGTCGCGGTCGAGGAGGGCCCGATCGAGCGCACCGGCGCCCGCGGGCCGTTGCTCAGCGTCTACGTCCGGGACCCGGACGCGAACCTGGTGGAGATCAGCAACGCCCTGTGAGGGCAGCGTGCGGAACGGACCGGCGGTACCGGGTACGCCGGGCTCAGCGCGTCTCGTTGCAGGGGAAACCCCAGATGCCGGCCCCCGCGGCGCGGGCGGTCGTCTCGCCCTGGGCGAGCACGTCGCTGTACCAGAGGGGGCGATCGGTGCTGGCCCGCGCGATGCCCGCGACGAGCGCCTGGTCGGTGTAGTTCTGCTCGGTGCGCAGCACGAGGTAGGCCAGCCGGCGGCCCTGCTGGTCGAACTCGTCGACCGTCGGGTCCGGGACCAGCGTGACCTGACGCCCGATCAGCTGGTCGGAGGCGTAGGCGATGCCCGCGTCGGCGCCGCACTCGGCCGGGACGGCGGGTCCGTCCGGTCCCGCCGGGCGCGCCGGCTGCGGGGCGTCGAGGCCGAGGACCGACACGTCGAAGGTCTGGTCGGCGACCCGCACCGTGACGGTGTCGGCGCTGCGCACCGACAGCACCTGGCCGATCATGGTCGGCCGCGACGGCAGGGCCGGTGCCGCGGTGTCCTGCACGGGTGCCGTCCCGGTGGCGCGACCGATGCCGAAGGCGAGCCCGAGCAGCACCGCCGCGACGACCACGGCCAGCACGATCCGGGGCCACGACCGGCGCCCGGCGGGCTCCGGGTCCTTCGGCGGCGGTGGCGGCGGGACGTAGCCGGGCCCGGTGGGCGGCGACGGCGGGGCGGTCAGGAACACCGTCGGCGGGTCCTGCGCGGGCGTGAGCCCGGCGGGTGCGTCCGCCGGGTACGCGGCCCGTGCCGTGTCGCCGGGGCCTGTGGCGTCGTCGGGGCTCTCGGCGCCGGTCACCGGTGGCTCGCCGGCCGGGTCCGGATCGGTGCGTGTGGCGTCGGTCCACAGGACGTCGCCGTCGTCGCCGAACAGCTCGGACCGGGCCTGCGCGATCTCGCTGCGGCCGGGCCGGGGGCTGCGGCGGGGGAGCGGGACGCCGGCGACGTCGGTGCCGCCCGCGTCGTTCCCCGGGTCGCTCCCGGCGTCGTCGTCGACCAGGTTCCGGCCACGGTCGGTCATGACGTTCAGGTCCTCCCTGCAGGATCCGAGCACAGCACGGTCCGTCTGCGGTCACCGAGGACCAGAGCGACCACTGTCAGTGATGTCGACGGTATCCCGGGTCGCCCGATCGGGCGACCGCAGCGAGGGGGTCAGTCGTCGGACTGCGGGAACAGGCGCTCGCCGACGATCGAGAACGGGATGATCAGGAGCCAGGAGTACTTCGCCCAGTCCGGCGCGAGGAAGGCGAGCGGGATCGAGGGCACCAGCCCCAGTGTCGGGGCGATCCCGGCGGCGATCGAGGCCCGGGCCTCCCGCGGCGAGACCTTGTCGGTGACCAGCCGCCCCCGGGACGAGGCGTACCACCACAGCGTCACCGAGACGAGCCCGATCGCGATCAGGTTGCCGGCGTAGAGCACCACCACCGCGGCCTCCTCGCCCTGCTCGCCCAGCACCGACGTCGGGAACGGCAGGAACGCGATGCAGAACAGGTAGAGCAGGTTCAGGACCAGGAGCCGCGCGTCCGAGCGGACGATCTTCCGGAAGATCTTGTGGTGGATCATCCAGTAGCGGCCGATCACGGCGAAGCTGAGCGCGAACGTGAACATCTGCGGCCACAGCGCCGCGAGGGACTCGCCGACCCGTCCGTCCGGGATCTCGGTGTCGGTCAGCGGCAGCACGAGCAGGGTGATCGCGATCGCGAAGACCCCGTCGCTGAACATCGTCAACCGGTCGAGACCGGTGTCGTCCTCGTCCACCTCGGACCCCCTCGCGCGTCGCCGTCGGCGAACCTATCGGGGTGCGCTCCGCCGTAGGTTGGGCGCCATGGTGTCGACGATCCGTTTCCACTCACTCGGCGGGCCCGAGGTGCTGCGCATCGAGGACGTGCCGGTGCGCGCGCCCGGACCGGGTGAGGTGCGGATCCGGGTGGACGCGATCGGGCTCAACCGCGCGGAGGTGAACTTCCGCCGCGGCACCTACCTGGAGGCCCCGCGCCTGCCCGCCGGTCTGGGCTCGGAGGCGGCCGGGGTGGTCCTGGAGATCGGTCCGGACGTGCCGCGCTGGAGTGTCGGCGACGAGGTCAGCGTCGTCCCGGCGTTCTCCCAGAACGACTACCCGGTCTACGCGGAGGAGGCGGTCGTGCCCGCGTCCGCGCTGGTCGCGCGCCCGGAGGGGCTGGACGCGGTGAGCAGTGCCGCGGTGTGGATGCCGTACGTGACGGTGTACGGGATGGTCGCCGAGACCGTCCGGGTGCGGCCCGGCGACCGGGTGGTGGTGACGTCGGCGTCGAACAGCATCGGCGTCACCGCCCTGCAGGTGCTGCGCCACCTCGGCGCGGAGCCGGTCGCGACCGTGGCCACGCTCGACCACGCCGAGGCGCTGCGTGCCGCCGGCGCCGCACACGTCGTCGTGCCGGGGGAGGACCTGACCGCGGACCTGCTCGCCGCGACCGACGGCCACGGCGCCGACCTGGTGCTCGACGCCGACGGTGGGCCGCAGGTCACGCAGCTGGTGGCCGCCTGCGCGCCGGGCGCGACCGTGATCGTGCACGGCGGTCTGTCCGGGCAGCCGACCCCGTTGCCCGGCGGCACCTACGCACCGGTCTGGCTGCGCCGCTTCCACCTGTTCGAGGTCACCGGCGACCCGGCCGTGTTGCGCCGTGCCGAGCACTTCGTCCGCGCCGGGCTGGCGTCGGGGGCGTTCACTCCGACGGTCGACCGGGTCTTCGACTTCGACGACGTCGCCGCGGCGCACGCCTACGTCGACTCCCCGGACCGGGCGCCGGGCAAGCCGGTCCTGCGGGTGCGCTGAGCCCCGGCGGTCGGCGCCGGGTCAGCCGAAGACCAGCAGGAACGCGATCGCGACCACCATCGCCACGACGGCCAGCCCGAGGACGATCCGCACCGGCGACCAGCCGGGACGGGTGGCGGCCTTCCTGCCGGCCACGACCCGGACTAGCCCGCTCAGGGCGCGTTCGGCGTCCGAGCCGTACGGGGTGTCGGTGGCCAGGTAGGTCCAGGTGCTCGACGGCCGGGGCACGACCGCGTCCGGCTCGATCGGGCCGTCCGGGTCGAGGGCGGCGAACGCGTCACCGGTGTCGCGGTCCACGTCCTCGGTGAGCGTCGTGAGCGCGGCCATCGCGTCGCGGTGGAACTCGTCGAG is a window encoding:
- a CDS encoding DUF6319 family protein yields the protein MREHVDEAQPGTPTTEPTGSGIGDTAPADGVTAAPTTGGTADAGSPAEGTPSTSTSPEQASVETPEKPKRGRPKGSSTAKTTRVVSLTLTVSGSADGEWQAELKNGATWVARGLPVTAAAVSQAAAALHADLAGPIDEVIETARSAKAARVAELEAELEQAKKALAEME
- a CDS encoding PPOX class F420-dependent oxidoreductase translates to MPAETRNGPELHPMTENLATGKNYASVATMLPSGHIQNQMIWVHVIAGQIVLNTETHRVKYVNATTDPRITVLIRDEDDPYRYAEVRGTVTDFTTGDRARAQLDEVSRKYTGADYPPEAIKSERVLMWVTPDRQTVIDQNHDIAD
- a CDS encoding VOC family protein, whose protein sequence is MRIDRLDHLVLTVADVDRTVAFYRDVLGMEEVTFGEGRRALAFGSSKINLHRAGNEFEPKAERPTPGSADVCLITLDPLEQVRRELAEHGVAVEEGPIERTGARGPLLSVYVRDPDANLVEISNAL
- a CDS encoding thermonuclease family protein, whose product is MTDRGRNLVDDDAGSDPGNDAGGTDVAGVPLPRRSPRPGRSEIAQARSELFGDDGDVLWTDATRTDPDPAGEPPVTGAESPDDATGPGDTARAAYPADAPAGLTPAQDPPTVFLTAPPSPPTGPGYVPPPPPPKDPEPAGRRSWPRIVLAVVVAAVLLGLAFGIGRATGTAPVQDTAAPALPSRPTMIGQVLSVRSADTVTVRVADQTFDVSVLGLDAPQPARPAGPDGPAVPAECGADAGIAYASDQLIGRQVTLVPDPTVDEFDQQGRRLAYLVLRTEQNYTDQALVAGIARASTDRPLWYSDVLAQGETTARAAGAGIWGFPCNETR
- a CDS encoding TMEM175 family protein, with amino-acid sequence MDEDDTGLDRLTMFSDGVFAIAITLLVLPLTDTEIPDGRVGESLAALWPQMFTFALSFAVIGRYWMIHHKIFRKIVRSDARLLVLNLLYLFCIAFLPFPTSVLGEQGEEAAVVVLYAGNLIAIGLVSVTLWWYASSRGRLVTDKVSPREARASIAAGIAPTLGLVPSIPLAFLAPDWAKYSWLLIIPFSIVGERLFPQSDD
- a CDS encoding zinc-dependent alcohol dehydrogenase family protein, translating into MVSTIRFHSLGGPEVLRIEDVPVRAPGPGEVRIRVDAIGLNRAEVNFRRGTYLEAPRLPAGLGSEAAGVVLEIGPDVPRWSVGDEVSVVPAFSQNDYPVYAEEAVVPASALVARPEGLDAVSSAAVWMPYVTVYGMVAETVRVRPGDRVVVTSASNSIGVTALQVLRHLGAEPVATVATLDHAEALRAAGAAHVVVPGEDLTADLLAATDGHGADLVLDADGGPQVTQLVAACAPGATVIVHGGLSGQPTPLPGGTYAPVWLRRFHLFEVTGDPAVLRRAEHFVRAGLASGAFTPTVDRVFDFDDVAAAHAYVDSPDRAPGKPVLRVR